The genomic region AATTTTTGGGTCGTGATGAAGAGTTTTTGCTATAACAATCACTTTTCCATACTTCTTATACATTTCAATAATTAGTCTCTCCTCTTCAGGACCAGGTTTTCTTGAAATGATCAATCACCAGTTATCAATATATACATTGTCTTTAAAAACTATTCCATCCCATGTTATCTAGTATTTTTGAAGTAGGCATTATATATTTCATAGAGTATAAATGTGTTTGGTGAGAATACTATGCTTCCCGAAGTAAAAATAATACCTGGTTCTCTCGGTTCAAAGTCTAGGATATGGATTGAGAAACACCATAAATACGTTGCTACAACAACTCATGATCCAGAGCATCTCCCACTAGTTATTGATCGTGGTGAGGGTGTATGGTTATTTGATGTTGACGGTAATAGGTACTTAGATTTTTCAAGCGGCATCTCAGTTAATAACTTGGGTTATCCAAGTCATCCAGAAGTTTTGAAAGCTGTTGAGGAACAACTGCATAGGTTAGGACATGCTGCTGGTACAGACTTTTATAATCCATACCAGGTAATGCTTGCAGAGAAACTAGTAAGTATTGCTCCAGGAGAAAAGGAGAAGAAAGTATTCTTCGCGAATAGTGGGACAGAAGCTAATGAAGCAGCATTAAAAATTGTGAGACAAGCTACTGGTAGAAAATTCATCATAGCATTTCTAGGAGCATTTCATGGTAGAACATATGGATCAATAGCTTTAACAGCTAGTAAAACTGTTCACCGCAAAACATTCTTTCCATGGATGCCAGGCGTAATCCATGTACCATATCCTAACCCATACCGTAATCCATGGGGTATTAATGGATATGAGAACCCTGAGGAACTAGTGAATAGGGTACTAGAATATATTGAGGAATACGTCTTCGACAAACTAGTACCTCCAGAAGAAGTAGCAGCGGTATTTACTGAGCCAATACAGGGTGAGGGCGGATACGTTGTGCCCCCTAAACAGTTCTTCCCAGAACTGAAGAAGCTACTAGATAAATACGGGATACTACTAGTTGATGACGAGGTACAAATGGGTCTTGGAAGAACAGGTGAAATGTTCGCTATTAATCATTTCAAAGTAGTTCCAGACATAATATCGCTAGCTAAAGCATTGAGTGGAGGATTAATACCTATAGGTGCAACAATATTTAGAGCAGACCTAGACTTTAAAGAACCAGGCATGCACAGCAACACCTTTGGTGGAAACGCTTTAGCATCAATAGCGGCATTGAAGACTATAGAGGTGATCGAGAAGCTGTTACCAAATATTAAGAAGCTAGAACCATTATTCAGAGAAACCCTGACCGAGTGGAGAAACAAATACGAGTTCATAGGGGATGCTCGCGGATTAGGGCTTGCATGGGCTATTGAGATAGTTAAAGATAAGAAATCTAAGAAACCAGATCCTAGTAGGAGGGGTAAGATTCTTAGAAACGCGTTGAACAAAGGCTTAGTCCTGCTAGGTTGTGGTAAGAGTGCTATAAGACTAATACCTCCACTAATAATTGATGAAGAACATGCTAAGATAGGATTAGAGATTCTCGAGAAAGCTATTAGGGAAGCATAAAGTTATGGATAAATTTTTCTTCCAAAACCATCCCTTGTAGCAGAGTTATTATATATCTCAACTATTTTGAAAACATATGCTGGATAATCACTTTTCTTCCCTTCCCAATGAAATAAATCATGTATGCTGTTGAGATACTTCTTATATGGATCACTGTCTTCATCATGTATTTCAACAA from Staphylothermus marinus F1 harbors:
- a CDS encoding acetyl ornithine aminotransferase family protein; translated protein: MLPEVKIIPGSLGSKSRIWIEKHHKYVATTTHDPEHLPLVIDRGEGVWLFDVDGNRYLDFSSGISVNNLGYPSHPEVLKAVEEQLHRLGHAAGTDFYNPYQVMLAEKLVSIAPGEKEKKVFFANSGTEANEAALKIVRQATGRKFIIAFLGAFHGRTYGSIALTASKTVHRKTFFPWMPGVIHVPYPNPYRNPWGINGYENPEELVNRVLEYIEEYVFDKLVPPEEVAAVFTEPIQGEGGYVVPPKQFFPELKKLLDKYGILLVDDEVQMGLGRTGEMFAINHFKVVPDIISLAKALSGGLIPIGATIFRADLDFKEPGMHSNTFGGNALASIAALKTIEVIEKLLPNIKKLEPLFRETLTEWRNKYEFIGDARGLGLAWAIEIVKDKKSKKPDPSRRGKILRNALNKGLVLLGCGKSAIRLIPPLIIDEEHAKIGLEILEKAIREA